The window GTAACTGAGGTACAGAAGGCTCCCCGTCACCATAGGGATCACGTGGACGGCGATCCCCGCCGGTGCACTCACGGTAACGCCGAGATCGACCTGCGCCAGTGTTGGGGGCGCGGTCCCATGCGCTGGTTGAGGCGGCGCTGCGGCGAGCGACGGCGCCTGTTGAGGCGTCCGTGGCGCGCCTGCGGTCACCGCATCGTGACTGGCTAGCACGTCAACAAGCATGTGCTGCTGCGCCGCATTGAGCATCCGGACCAGCGTGCTCAGTGACACCAACGACGGGACCGCAGGTAGTCCAACACGGCTTGTCGCTGATCGGGAGATAGTGTGGCAATGAAACTGCCCACAGCGTTCCCTGGGGGATCGGCTACATCCGCTGGCGACGCCAGCGTCGGATCGGGCTGTCTGAGGGGCGCCTGCGTGTGGGTCGGCGCAGCGCTCGCAGCCCTCACAGCGGAGCCGCTGAGTGAAATCAGCCGGATTCCCGCTTCGGTGCCGATTGACACTGCAAGTTTGGCGCTTAGCCCGTCTCCGAGGCCGAGCGCCACCACGGTGCTTCCCTCACGCACCGGCACGAGCAAAACCGTGCTGCCGTGAACGATCGGATGAACCAGCCCCGGAGGCGAGTCCGTGCCACGTTGTGCCGTTTACAGGAATCCCGCGGCCGCTGCGGACCTGCTCGGGCTCCTGCTGCATGAGGCGCCGCGCCTGCGCGCCCAGCATGGCGCGCTGCCCGGCCTGGGTGGCCTGCGCGAGCGCCACGACGAGCATGCCGCCCACGACCGCCAGGATGACGGCCGCCACAAGCGCCTCCGCGAGCGTCGAGGCCCGCCGACGCCTCACCGGCCGGCTCCCGTGGCCCGTATCAGGCGATCAAACCCGTCGCGCCGCACCGCGGCCTCACGGGCCGTCTCTTCGCTGATCTTGCCCAGTCGCACCAGCTCGACCAGTGCGCGCTCCATCGTTGGACACCCGGCGTCGATACTCTGCTCCATGAGCGTGTACAGGGCGCTCGGGCGGGACGTCCGGATCATCGCCCGCGCCGGCGTGAGCTCGGCCATGGGGCCAAGCAGCACCTCGATCGCTGCCACCCGGCCGCTCAGGCCGACCTGTCGGCAACTTGCACTACCACCGTTGGGCGGCGCGTTCTTTGGATGCGCGCCCGCGTTTCGTCCCCCAGTCGCACCGCCTCAATCTTCGATTAAACTTGTTTAGGTCTCGCGCGTTCGAGGTATCACCGAATGTGTGAACCCCGCGCACGTGCGGGAACGCGGCGGAAGAACTGTGGAGGAAAGGAGGAAGCACACCATGCTCCTGTTCCTGCTGCTCCTCGGCCTCGTCTTGTTTGCGACGGGCCATATGATCCTGCGCTGAGGGTATTTTCAGTACAATATCCGCGCGCCGGTATCGCTCCTCTCCGCCACGGTTTTCTGGGGCGCGTTTGCGACCATTACATCACCACCGCTCTCGCGCTCGTTCTGGTCTTGGCTGATTGCCACTCTGCTCTGGATGAGCATTGTCGGTATTCGTCCATACGGACTCTGTTCGCCCAGGCCGCGGCGTTGCTAGCTGAGCGGCGCGTGCTGATCGTGAGCGGTGCTGCGGGTGGCGCCGACCAGGCGGCGGCGTCCGCCGCGCTTGCGGCCGGGGGTAGTGTCCACCTTGTCCTCCCGTGGCTTACCTACGAGCAGACGTGGGTGCGCTCGGTCCGGTCGCAATACTATGAGCGCGTGAGCGTCGAAGTGTACGATCCTCGCCTGGATCGCGCGTGGACCGAAAGCCTACGGACCTATGATCCGGCGCCAGAGCGGCTGACCTGCGGCATGTTCGCCCTGCACGCCCGCAATTTCGGGATCGTGGCCAATGCGGCTGCGGTGATGGCGGCCGCGAAGGACTCGGCCCAGGGTGGTGGGACCGGCCAGGGTATTCGAATTGCGCGGGGACTCGGTATCCCGGTCATCGATCTCTGGGGGTCAGAGAACGGCGCGGCCCTCAGCAATGCCCTTTCCCCGCCGGCCTGATACGAACCAGCGGCGTAGACAAAGGGTTGCAGGGCGCCTTGATATATGTCAAGATGGTGTTTGAGGAGGTTGCGATGAGTACGGCCACAGCGACGATTGCGCCGCAGAAGCTCCGAAAAGCCCGTACGGTGCTCGGTCTTACTCAGGCTGAGGCCGGGCACGCGCTTGGGCGGGTCCGGGCTGAAACCGTGTCTCGATGGGAAAGCCGCCAGTGGCGGGTGCGGGCTGTGCACGCTCAGACGGCGCGCTACTTCATCCAAATTGCCCGCATGCTCCAGGAAGTTGCGCCGACGGCCGAAGAGCAGCAGGCGTTCCTCAACTCCCCGCAACCTGACTTGCACGGTAAGACGCCCCGCCAAATCATGCTCGACGATCCACCATTCGGTGCCCGCGAGGTCTACGATCTCCTGGGCCGGATCGTGCACGGGATCCCAGCTTAACCCGCTATGCCCGCTGACCGCATCAGCCGCCTGGAGGCGGCGATGGCCGATGTACGCCCTCGAAAGGTTGAGGGCGTTTGGCACCGTTTCATTGCGGAGTCCCACAGGGAGGACGCCGACAGCGACCGAGGAGCGCTTGAGCACGGCGGCCGCTACAATCCTCGTGGCGAGTTTGGTGCCCTGTACCTCTCCGACACCGACACTGCGTGCCGGGCTGAAATGCAACGTCGCGTTGGGATCCGCCCACGGTACTGGCACGCGCATATCCGCGTGCGCGTACGGAAGGCCCTTGATCTGACGGACGCCTCCACGCTCGACAAACTCGGGATCAGTCAAGCGTCTTTGGTGTCTATGGATTGGCTTCTTCCGCAAGACATCGCGCTCGCCGCCCGTCGTGCCGGCTTCAATGCGCTCATCGTACCGTCGGCTGCGGGGGGTCACCGGAACGTCGTCGTGTTCAAGGACCTTCTGACCGGCGACGAAGCTGTTGAAACCGATCGCATTGCAGCTGTGCCAGAAGCTCCGTAGTTGAGGGCCCTTTGGCAGAGAGATGACGGCCACGGACCTGTCCACACGAATATGCGGTGAGGGTTGGTTCTTCCGGTGAAACCGGGATAGCCGCATAGTCAGACGTTGAGGGCAAGGTACCCCACCGGATCCTTGAGCCCGTGCTGCGACGCGCGGTCTCAAGGGAGGGGAAGCACCTTGCCTCAGGCTCACTGTACCAATGTCCTGGTCGGATGGGAAGGGTATCGTCTGAAGGCGCGCGAGCGAAGCGAGCCAGCAAGTCCTGAGCAGCGGCCGCGGGTCGAGATTGTGCTGGTTCGCGACGCCCCCACCTACTGATGCTCGGAATGTGGGCAGGCGACCCGCCAGGTTCATGAGGTCACCGTGCGGTGCGTGCGAGATCTGCCAATCCTCGATGCCGATACCTACGTCTGGGTCCCGCGCTACCGTGTCGCGTGTCCCACGTGCGGTCCGAAGCTCGAAGCGCTGTCGTGGCTGTCGCCGTGGGCGCGCGTCACGAGCCGGCTGGCCGAAAGCGTCGTCCGGCTGTGCCGGGTGCTGCCCATTCAGCACGTCGCCGACTTCTACGCGCTCGACTGGGATACCGTCAAGACGCTGGACGCGGCCGCGCTGGCAGACCGGCTGCTCCCCGTGGATCTCTCGACGATCGAGGCCATCGCGATGGACGAGTTTGCGGTGCGCCGCAGCCATCGGTATGCGCCGGTGATCCTGGAGCCCGCACGCAAGCGCGTCCTGTGGGTGGGCGAGGGTCGAGGGCGAGAGGACGTCCGCCCGTTCTTCGAGCTGCTGGGCCCTGAGAGACGCGCGCGGCTGCACGCCGTCGCGATGGACATGACCGCGGCCTATGAAGAAGAAGTCCGCGCCCAGTGCCCCCAGGCCCGACCCTCCCATCGCACGGCGCTCCGCGCCGGAACGGTACGGCGGTGTACGACGGTCGTTTGCATTGACGCTCGGATCGGGCGCATGCGACAATGAGCACGGTCATGCCGAAGCCATCCTCAAATCCGCGCAAAATACGGGTTGATCCCGTCCAAGCCGCTCTGGAGCGCCTCGCCGAGGCCCATGAGGCGACCCAGGCCGAGCTGCGTGCGCTTACCCGGGAAGTGCGCCAGCTTGCCGAAGCCCAGCGGCGAACCGAAGAACGTCTGGAAGAACTCGCGAACGCGCAGCGGCGGACCGAGAGAAACCTGAATGCCCTCACCGGTATCGTAGGCAATCTCCTCGGGAGTGATCTTGAGCGGAAATACCGCGACAACGCACACGCCTACTTCGGCGGCTGGCGCGCGACGAGTAACTCCACGCCTTTCGCCACTACTGCACGCTCACAGTTCTCCTCCTGATACGGGTTCGAAATAGACTTTGCTAATCGCTCAAAGCGAGAATATCTAGCTGTTAAACAACCGGCAGGTGTAATTCGAGCCCCGCTCGAGGGGCCGAACGCCCGCTGAGCCAAATGCTCAGGTATCAGCGGCGCTCCGCGCCGGAGACGTCAGGCGATCATCGACGGCTCCAGGACCGATGCGTCTTCGCCCTGATCCCGCAGGACTGCGCCGACCCCGTTGGCGCACCTGCGCCTCGCAAAACCTACGTCGGCCACCAGCAAATTAACGTCTCGTTTCGGCGTATTGCGACCGACGCTTTGCGATCGTGCGCAGATGATAATGCACGTGGCCGGCGAAGTGCTCGACCAGCCACTCGAGCGTCTGCGGTCCCGCCTCCGTATTGATCCCAACTTGCTCCCACGCCTCGACAGGCGCACGCGTCAGCATCTCGCTGGTCATGGCCCGGACGGCGCGGAGGAGCGCGAGCGCCCCTTCCATGGATTGTGACCGGTAGTCCAGCACCCGCGCCCACTTGTTCTGATCGAACGAGACCAGCGTGGACCCGGGTTGA is drawn from bacterium and contains these coding sequences:
- a CDS encoding RES family NAD+ phosphorylase, with translation MADVRPRKVEGVWHRFIAESHREDADSDRGALEHGGRYNPRGEFGALYLSDTDTACRAEMQRRVGIRPRYWHAHIRVRVRKALDLTDASTLDKLGISQASLVSMDWLLPQDIALAARRAGFNALIVPSAAGGHRNVVVFKDLLTGDEAVETDRIAAVPEAP
- a CDS encoding antitoxin Xre/MbcA/ParS toxin-binding domain-containing protein, with protein sequence MSTATATIAPQKLRKARTVLGLTQAEAGHALGRVRAETVSRWESRQWRVRAVHAQTARYFIQIARMLQEVAPTAEEQQAFLNSPQPDLHGKTPRQIMLDDPPFGAREVYDLLGRIVHGIPA
- a CDS encoding type II secretion system protein; the protein is MRRRRASTLAEALVAAVILAVVGGMLVVALAQATQAGQRAMLGAQARRLMQQEPEQVRSGRGIPVNGTTWHGLASGAGSSDRSRQHGFARAGA
- a CDS encoding transposase: MDEFAVRRSHRYAPVILEPARKRVLWVGEGRGREDVRPFFELLGPERRARLHAVAMDMTAAYEEEVRAQCPQARPSHRTALRAGTVRRCTTVVCIDARIGRMRQ
- a CDS encoding DinB family protein gives rise to the protein MLASNRISDLIRSYAEGPRLLEAAVAGIPSEELRFTPAPEHWSIHENVVHVADTDLVAAARMRYVLAQPGSTLVSFDQNKWARVLDYRSQSMEGALALLRAVRAMTSEMLTRAPVEAWEQVGINTEAGPQTLEWLVEHFAGHVHYHLRTIAKRRSQYAETRR